The Faecalibaculum rodentium genome segment CTTCATGGCTGTGCCACATACAGGGCACACCGGGTCCTTGCCTGCATCCGGATACACATCGATGATCTTTTCAGGAAGCGCCTTTGCTTTCTCCTTCATGGATCTGCGCTTTTTGGGGGACGCCGGTCTCTCTTTGCTCACAGTTTCCAGGACAGCTGATTCATCCAGGTCTTCGGGAGAAGACGTGGATGCGATCTCTTCCGCCTCGTTGAACAGGGATATGAAAAGCTGCTCGCTTTTGGAAGCGAAGCGGTCCATGGCCGCCTTCCTGTTGATCTGGTCTTTCAGGAACAGGTTGTCGGCCAGGAAGAGAGCGGCATCGACCAGGTCATCATGATCCAGAGATTCGAGGCTTTCTTTCATGGATTTGCGGGTGTAGTTTTCGAAGTCAAAAGAAGATAAGAAGTCCATGGCAAAAGTATAGGATAAAGAGGAAAAGGGGCAAACTGAAATGCCTTAAATAATTATTATGCTCACAGTTCCAGAAATGGTTCATTCGATATGACTGAAAACCGTCAGGGATCAGGAGATCTGTCTAGATATATTGAGGCATCACATGCCTGAAAGCCCGCTTCTGGTTTATGTCCAGTCCTTCCAAAAGCCAGTCCAGCTGCTGTGGGGAGATCTGCAGAAACGGATCCGGGGAACTCATCCGCCATTTGAAGGTTCCTTTGCTCAGCTGCTTGTGAAGGAGCCAGAACCCTGTACCGTCATAATGGAGGAGCTTGAGCTTGTTGTGTCGTTTGTTGGTGAAGACGAACATCGCATTCTGGAATGGATCAGTGTTCAGGATCGACTGGACATATGTACCCAGTCCATCTATGCCTTTGCGAAAGTCCACAGGTTCAGTGACCAGGTATAATCGGGAAATATCATCAAGTCCAGTCATGTAAAATCCCTCCGTGCCGGTATTGTCCCGCTACGGAGGGATTTGTCATAGATGGGTAATTAACGTCGCTTACTGAAGAAATAAAACATACCTGTTTGACAGTGTCTGATATTTGCCACTGCGTTCCAGCCGCTGCATGGAACAGAACACAGGGTATATTCGACACCGGACTGGAATATAAAAGCGGAAATCCCAGATGGGATTTCCACTTGCAATTGTCTGTTTTGAATCATGCCCGCTACAGTTCCTCTGCCCTGGCGAGGAGAAAATATCGTTCTCCGAGACAGTCAGATTCCCTTCCCAGAGCCTTTAATGCCTGTTTTTTCTGAACACGGTACCGTCTGGAATCCAGTTCACAGAGCTGGAGAGCCAGCTGGTATTCACCGTCTGACAGCGCACGTCCAATCCGCTGTGACAGCTTTTCATAGCCGATCAGCTGAATCAGCTCCTCGTGGAACGTTTCAGCCGGCAGCGGGGTCAGTTCTGCTGCCAATCCGGAGAACCATCCCATGTTTCTGGCCCATATGGCCCGGATCATCCATTCCACCCGCCCAAACCGTTCTTCCAGATACCAGGTCTGATACTGTTCGGGAAGACTGACGGAAGCGATGATTTCATCAAGGTCCAGACCATCGTTGATGCCGGTGAGTGTTTCGGTGAGGATGTACTCCAGTGCATCGGCAAACGTTGTAAGGACTGTCCGGACATTCTCCCGGCCTGTTACAGGAACAGTCATTGCGGGAAGAAGAATCTCCGGTTCCAGATCCCGCACTTTCCGCAGCGAGTCACACCAGATTTCCGTTTCCATATAATCAGAACCGGTCACGATGTTGAAATTCGGGAATGTTCCATAAAACAGTGAGCCGACCGCTGCAGCCTTTTTTTCCGGAAGCCACACGGTGATAGTTTCCGGGGTTTCACCAGGCGTGCGAAGCAGGGACAGACGTACACCGTCTATTTCCATGCTGCAGTTGTTTTCAATCCACATCGTGGGTTCAAGCCAGGAATCCCGGGTGCTGTCGAAGGATGTAATGACTTCCTGCCGGGTATTGCCATCCGGAATGATGAGCTTGTCAGCCAGACCATAACCGCGGGTGAAGATTTTCCGCATTTCCTTGACGTCATTCAGACAGGTACGGGCTATCCGGGGTCGCACCGTCTCTGTACAGCCAATCACCTGTTCCACTGTATCCGCAAAGACACCAGATCCGCCCTGCGTTTCCGGCAATATCGTGGTGTAGATAATGGTGCGTACAGGCTTGTCTGTGTATTCAGACAGAATCTCACGGACCTGCCGCGCGTACACAGAAGACCGGACCGCATCAATCAGAATTACGGAATGTTCACCGATCACTGCCGTGCAGCTGGAGCTGCCGAAATTTGCAAAATGAATGATATCGTTATCTATGACATAGACTTTTTTTGCCAGACACGATGCGGCATAGTCTTTCAGTTTCTGTTCTCCATTCAAGTCGTTCCCTCCCAAAACTTCATGAATCAATCCAGTACTTTCCCGTACATTATACCTAATGTAAAGCCATAATAATAGCGCTGTATTTTCACAGCGCTATTGTGTTCCATAGTATTCATCAAAAGACTGGCCGGTTTCTGTCAACTCCTGTGCAAGCTTCGGTCCCACATACCGAAGATGCACAGGCATGGCAGCGGTCTGAGAGAGAGCTTCATTGTCTGCCTTGTACCGGACGATGAATCCATGACGTATGGCAGCGTCCACGATCTGCGGGTACCGGCTGTCTGTCGCCGGATCCTCCACGCCCTCCAGGCCAAAATCCACGCTTAACCCGGTGTTGGAGTCGAAGAAACCGGGTCTGGCAAAGACCAGGTCAGCCCGTTCCTGTCCATATTCCTCCACAGCCTGCGAATACAGAGACTCAGTCTCGTCAGCCGAAATCCAGCCGCTTTGCAGATATACGGGAATCCCGGCTTCTGACAGATCCGACTGCAGCGCCTCCCATGCACGGGCTGCCGGTTCTCTAAGGCGGACTCCCTGCATATCGGTCAGGTCCGCCGGTATGTATCCATCCGGCAGCTGCCAGTGTTTGCTGACAAACACATCCACGGCATCAGGATCCGACACAGTCCCGGCTTCTTCATACAGCGGCTTGTCCAGACCCAGTCGGATATCGCGTTTGACCTCACTCTCCGAAAAATCCGGGTGTGCATTGGCATAGACCTGTTCCCGGGTATTGTAAGCCGGCTTTTCCTCAGTTTCTGCAGACCCGTTCTCCAGCGTATCGCCTGAAGTATCAGAAAGTGCTGTGTTCACTCCAGTCTGCTGTCCCGACAGACCGCGAAACGCCTGAAACGCACCTGCACCGATCCCGAGCACCATGAGTCCAATCACGATCCAGACAAACGTCTTTCTCATTGCCCGTTCCCGTCTTCCTTCGCCAGCTCTTCCGGGCTTTTCAGCCGGAATCCATGAATGAGGACCGGCGAAATATGGCAGTACCCGCCCGGGTGCACCTCGAGATAATCCTGGTGATATCCTTCCGCGGGATAATAGTTTTTCAGCGGGAGCACTTCCGTCGCCAAAGGATGGACATATCGCCGTTCTTCCGTCTTTACAGCCGTCTGGATCACCGGCAGATCCGCGGGATCGGAGTAATAGATCCCGGTCCGGTAATTCGTGCCGGTGTCATTTCCCTGCCGGTTGACGACAGTGGGATCAATGACAGCAAAATAAGCATCCAGAAGCTGTCGGAGGGTGAGGATATCCGAATCATAGACAACCTTTACTGCCTCCACTGCGTGCGTGCGCTGCGAGCATACCTGTTCATATGTGGGAGCAGGTACAAGGCTGTTGGCATATCCGGCCTCTGTCTCCAGGACTCCAGGCAGGCGCCTGAGGAACGCCTGCAGGCCCCAGAAGCATCCGCCAGCCAGAATGATCGAGGCAGTGCGCTGCCGGTTCACTTCTCCACTCTGCATTCATTGCACCTCTTTTTCAAAGTCGCCGAAGGCTTGAATTTCGGAAATTCGCTGGCTTCAATCACGATTCGTTCACCCGTGACAGGGTTGATTCCCATGCGTTCTTTTCGGTGAAACAGAACAAATTTTCCAAATCCTGCAATATCGGCTGTTCCATTGTCCGCCAGACAGTCTGTCAGTTCATTAAATACAAGAGTCACTGCATCCTGTGCATCCTTGCCCGAAAGTCCCAGGTCATGGATCATGGCCTGTACCAGAGACTCCCGGCTGACATATTTAGGCATCCGGGAATTCTTTCTTCAGCTGACGGACCATCAGGTCGCTGGCGCAGAGACTTGGTTCCTTGCCTTCATACAGAATCTGGTATATCTCCTCACAGATGGGCATATCGATGCCTTCCTCCTGAGCCACCCGGTGCACAATTTTGGCGGTTCTCACACCTTCCACCGTCTTGGTGTTGTTTTCCAGGAAGTTTTTCACATCATTTTCGCGGCCAATCTGGTACCCGGCCTGGAAATTGCGGGAATGCGGACTGGTACAGGTGACAATGAGGTCACCTACACCGGTCAATCCCATGAATGTCTGCTCTTTCCCGCCAAAATGGGTTCCGTAGCGGATCATCTCCTGCAGCCCACGTGTGATCAGGGCTGCCCTGGTGTTGTCCTGATATCCAAGTCCGGACAGTATGCCGCTGGCGATTGCCATGACATTCTTGATGGCCGCCCCCAGCTCGGATCCCACTTCGTCTGTACCGGTATAGATCCGGAGATATCCATTGGAAAACAGATTCTGGACCAGCTTCGCGTCTTCTTCGTTCTGAGAAACCGCATCAATGGTCGTGAGCTGTCGAATCACGACTTCTTCCGCATGACTGGGCCCGATGAGGCTGACCACGCTGGAGAGATGTTCCGGCCGGACGCTGTGCCGGATGACATCCGAAAGACGCTCGTTGGTTACAGGGTGAAATCCCTTGGCGACATTGACGAAGACTGCGGGTTTTTCCAGAATTGCATCCACTTCCCTGACAATGGGTTCAATGGCAATGGAAGGCACTGCCAGCACCACGACATCGGCATCCCTGACCGCATTGATGTCTGTCGTTGCCCTCAGCCCGGGATTGAGCTGGATGTCCCCGAAATACTTGGAGTTTTTGTGATTTTCGTTGATATCACGGATTTCTCTGTCATCCACTCCATACACAATGACATCCTGTCCGTTGTCCTGCAGGGTCTGAGCCAGGGCTGTTCCCCAGCTTCCGCTGCCTATGACTGCTGTTTTCATGATTGTCTCCTTCCCGTTTGGAACTATGACCGTTTTCGCGCGGTGATATGGATGGGTGTACCCGTGAAGCCGAACGCTTCCCGCAGCCTGTTTTCAATGTATCGGGTATAGCTGAAGTGAAGCAGCTCGGGATCATTGACAAACAACACGATCGTCGGAGGTTCCACCGATACCTGAGAGGAATAGTAGATCTTGAGCTGACGGCCGTTGTGCGGTTTGGGGGGATTCATCATCTGCGCATCCAGAATGACATCATTCAGGACATTGGTGGGTACGCGGAGTGTGCACATTTCATGCACCTGGTCGATCAGCGGGATCAGGTTCTGCACCTTCGCCCCTGTCAGGGCTGAAACGAAGGCAACCGGAGCATAATCCAGGTACTTGAATTCTTCGCGGATTTTTTTCGTGATCTGCTGCATCGTTTTCTCGTCTTTTTCCACAGCATCCCACTTGTTGTAGACGATGATGACACCCTTTCCGGCTTCATGGGCCAGGCCGGCCACATGTTTGTCCTGTGCCCGGATGCCTTTCTCTCCATCTATCAAAAACAGCACCACATTGGAACGTTCTATGGCCGATACAGCCCGCAGAATGGAATACTTCTCGATGTTCTCCCAGATTTTTCCCCGCTTCCGGATCCCGGCAGTATCAATGATCATATACTCGCGTCCTTCATAAAAAAACGGCGTATCGATTGCATCGCGGGTGGTGCCTTCCACATTGGAGACGATTGTCCTGTCTTCTTTCAGAATCGCGTTGACTAGGGAGCTCTTGCCGACATTCGGACGGCCGATCACACAGAAGGATGTGACACCTTCATAGGGTTTCAGGTCCCGGACCGGCATTTTTTCCATGACTCTGTCCAGAAGATCGCCAATGCCGATGCCGTGAGAGGCAGACAGAGTAATGGGATCATCGAGACCCAGCTGGTAAAAATCGTAGACTTCCATCTGCAGTTTTTCGTTGTCTGCCTTGTTTACAGCCAGTACGACCGGCTTTCCGGCTTTCCGGAGTTTGCGGGCAATCGCCAGGTCGTCTGCCGTCACGCCTTCTCTGGCGGATGCCAGAAAAATGATCACATCAGCCTCTTCAATGGCAATATCCACCTGCATGTTGATTTCGTCCCCGAAATCCTGGTCCTCCAGCTGAATTCCGCCGGTATCGATCAGCCGGAATGTCTGGGTCAGCCATTCCACGTCCCCATAGATCCGGTCTCTGGTGACGCCGGGTGTATCATCCACGATGCTCTTGCGTTCACCAAGCAGGCGGTTGAAGAGCGTGCTTTTCCCGACATTGGGACGGCCTACTATAGCTGCAACTCCACGTATCATTTCATTACCTCATTTCCGGGCGCCGTCGATCAGCGACTGAATGGCTGTTACCACCTGATCCAGAGTCAGATCGGAGGTATCGATCTCCACTGCATCCTCAGCCTTTTTCAGCGGCGCTGTGCTTCGATGGGAATCCTGCCAGTCGCGCTGCCGGATATCTTCCAGGATCCGGTCGTAGTCGGCGTCGATTCCCTTCTGTCTGTATTCATCATATCGTCTGCGGGCCCGGGCCTCCGGACGCGCGCTCAAAAAGATCTTGATTGCTGCATCCGGAAGCACCACCGTGCCGATATCCCGGCCATCCACAATGTATCCGCCGGCTGCGGTTGTCTGCTGCTGCAGTCCTGTCATCCGGGCGCGGACAGCAGGCAGCGCTGCGATGCGGGAAGTCAGGTTGGATATCCTGTTGGTCCTGATCTGTGTCGTGACTTCCCGGTCATTGAGAAACACGCGGCGGCCCTCAAAGCGGATTTTCATGGTGTCCAGAAGAGACTGCAGTTCACTTTCGTCCTCCGGATCAATACCGGCTTCCTCCATGGCCAGGGCCACACAGCGGTACATCGCACCGGTATCCAGGTGAATCATCTGGTTTGCGTCTGCCAGCAGATCCGCTGCCGAGCTTTTGCCAACTCCGCTGGTCCCGTCAATGGCGACATTGAATCCCTGCATTACAGGGCACCCAGACTGCGGACGAAGTACACCATGAAGCTGATCGCCACGATCAGGGCCACAATCAGAAGAAACAGTACGATGTTCAGCGTACGGCTGGAATTTTTCTGCTTTCTTGCCGGCAGCTCCTCGTCATAGTCTTCCACGCGGATGCGCATTTTTGCACTGGGCATATCTTCGGTATCCCCGGGTTTCCGGTTCCGGGAAGAAGAGGATTCCTTTTTTATGCCTGCAGCAGCTGCCGGCCGAACCTTTTTCTTCTTTTTCTTTTTGCGCGGAGTTTCGGCTTTTTCCTTTCGGACAGGATGTGTTTCCGGTTCCGGTTTCCGGGTGGTGAGCACATCCAGCTGGTCATTCTCTTCAAATTCATCTGCGCGGATGTCGCCAGCAGTCAATACGATCCGGCGGTTGGCCGTTTTCTCGAGAAGGGTCTCCCGGGCAGCAGGTTCCTCTTCTTTCGGTTCTTCCAGGTTCAGGGTGATTTCCCGGGTGGTCCTGGGCATTTTCATCGTGGAACCAAAGTCCTCCCTGGGTTCTTCCATGGGAAGGACATGGGCTTTCCTTCTCTCCTTGTCTGTTTCCGGCTGGTCGAGCTGCTTCAGGATATTGATCTGTGTATCATCGGTATATCGGTTGCCGTTATCGATATTATATTGCTTCACTTCGCCGAGAAGTTCGTCAATCACCGGACTGGTCGGCAGATCCGGCTCGGCCGGTTTCGGGGCGGTTTCCTCATGGGGAAAATATGCCTTGGCTGCATGCGGCAGCGAGTTGGAACTGGACTGGACTCTGGACAGTCTGGCAGCTTTGACGGGTGTCGCCTGAGCCTGCGTGGTTTCTTCGTCCAGATGGTCTCTCAGTTCCTGATATTTTTGCGTTCTTGAAAGTTTCGCCATGGTTCCTCCTAAATTCACCAGTACATTATACAATCAATTTCAGCGTCCTGACACAGATGGGCAGAAAAAGGCCCTGCAGGGCCCTCGTCAGAACGAACCATCAGGATCGTTCTGCTGCCAGGCCGCCGGCAGGGCATTTGACTCGGTTGTTATTTTGCGCGGCCGGAATACTTGCCGTCACTGGTGTTTACGACAATCATTTCGCCTTCTTCGATGAACAGAGGAACCTTCACTTCCAGACCGGTTTCCATTTTTGCGGTCTTGGAAGCGGAAGTTGCGGTATCACCCTTGACTGCCGGTTCGCATTCCACGATCTGCAGTGTGGCTTTGTCAGGCAGGGCAATGCCGATGATTTCCCCTTCGTAGCTGGAGATGTTCACGTTGTCGTTTGCCTTTACAAACTTGCGCTCCCATTCCAGTCTGGACATGGGGATTTCCACCTGTTCATAGGTTTCATTGTCCATGAAGACCATGGCATCATCTGTATCATACAGATACTGCATTTCCTTCTTTTCAATCATGGCCGGTTCGACTTTTTCGCCGCCGCCCCAGGAAAGCTCCACATTGGATCCCGTACGCAGGTTGCGGACCTTGGCCTTGACAACCATGGCACTGCGGGCTGTCTTGTTCTGAGAGATGTCCAGAACCACGTAAATGTCCCCGTCAACGTTGATGGTCTGACCGGGTTTTAAATCATTCGAACTGATCATAGATGATTTCACTCCTCGTTTTTTACCATTATAAATGTAAAGACCCCTTGGGGATTTGTCAAACTGTGTCCGGGCAAAAGAAAAAGCGCATTGCGCTTTTTCTCATATCGAAAGGAATCGATAACAGATAAATCCGCCTGACCGTGTAAGGAAGGATGTTGCCGGTCAGGGCGTCGGAACTGAGCCGTGTTCCGATTTATTTTACCCATTGACATAATAGCGCATTCAGACAGGTATGTAAACCCTTACAGTTTGTTAAACACAGACAGGCTCAAGACGGGTCCATGGCATTCCTGAATATCGTCTCCACAAAAAAACGCCCGGCAGGGCGCTTTGATTCTGTCAGCAGGTATGTTCAATCATGAAACAGATGAGAATCAGTCAGTCTGTCCGTTCAGCCAGGCATCCATGGCCGCAGCCGCTTTTTTCCCGGCTC includes the following:
- a CDS encoding alkyl sulfatase dimerization domain-containing protein, with protein sequence MNGEQKLKDYAASCLAKKVYVIDNDIIHFANFGSSSCTAVIGEHSVILIDAVRSSVYARQVREILSEYTDKPVRTIIYTTILPETQGGSGVFADTVEQVIGCTETVRPRIARTCLNDVKEMRKIFTRGYGLADKLIIPDGNTRQEVITSFDSTRDSWLEPTMWIENNCSMEIDGVRLSLLRTPGETPETITVWLPEKKAAAVGSLFYGTFPNFNIVTGSDYMETEIWCDSLRKVRDLEPEILLPAMTVPVTGRENVRTVLTTFADALEYILTETLTGINDGLDLDEIIASVSLPEQYQTWYLEERFGRVEWMIRAIWARNMGWFSGLAAELTPLPAETFHEELIQLIGYEKLSQRIGRALSDGEYQLALQLCELDSRRYRVQKKQALKALGRESDCLGERYFLLARAEEL
- the cmk gene encoding (d)CMP kinase encodes the protein MQGFNVAIDGTSGVGKSSAADLLADANQMIHLDTGAMYRCVALAMEEAGIDPEDESELQSLLDTMKIRFEGRRVFLNDREVTTQIRTNRISNLTSRIAALPAVRARMTGLQQQTTAAGGYIVDGRDIGTVVLPDAAIKIFLSARPEARARRRYDEYRQKGIDADYDRILEDIRQRDWQDSHRSTAPLKKAEDAVEIDTSDLTLDQVVTAIQSLIDGARK
- a CDS encoding NAD(P)H-dependent glycerol-3-phosphate dehydrogenase, whose product is MKTAVIGSGSWGTALAQTLQDNGQDVIVYGVDDREIRDINENHKNSKYFGDIQLNPGLRATTDINAVRDADVVVLAVPSIAIEPIVREVDAILEKPAVFVNVAKGFHPVTNERLSDVIRHSVRPEHLSSVVSLIGPSHAEEVVIRQLTTIDAVSQNEEDAKLVQNLFSNGYLRIYTGTDEVGSELGAAIKNVMAIASGILSGLGYQDNTRAALITRGLQEMIRYGTHFGGKEQTFMGLTGVGDLIVTCTSPHSRNFQAGYQIGRENDVKNFLENNTKTVEGVRTAKIVHRVAQEEGIDMPICEEIYQILYEGKEPSLCASDLMVRQLKKEFPDA
- a CDS encoding HU family DNA-binding protein — translated: MPKYVSRESLVQAMIHDLGLSGKDAQDAVTLVFNELTDCLADNGTADIAGFGKFVLFHRKERMGINPVTGERIVIEASEFPKFKPSATLKKRCNECRVEK
- the tnpB gene encoding IS66 family insertion sequence element accessory protein TnpB (TnpB, as the term is used for proteins encoded by IS66 family insertion elements, is considered an accessory protein, since TnpC, encoded by a neighboring gene, is a DDE family transposase.), with amino-acid sequence MTGLDDISRLYLVTEPVDFRKGIDGLGTYVQSILNTDPFQNAMFVFTNKRHNKLKLLHYDGTGFWLLHKQLSKGTFKWRMSSPDPFLQISPQQLDWLLEGLDINQKRAFRHVMPQYI
- the msrA gene encoding peptide-methionine (S)-S-oxide reductase MsrA, whose protein sequence is MQSGEVNRQRTASIILAGGCFWGLQAFLRRLPGVLETEAGYANSLVPAPTYEQVCSQRTHAVEAVKVVYDSDILTLRQLLDAYFAVIDPTVVNRQGNDTGTNYRTGIYYSDPADLPVIQTAVKTEERRYVHPLATEVLPLKNYYPAEGYHQDYLEVHPGGYCHISPVLIHGFRLKSPEELAKEDGNGQ
- the der gene encoding ribosome biogenesis GTPase Der, which gives rise to MIRGVAAIVGRPNVGKSTLFNRLLGERKSIVDDTPGVTRDRIYGDVEWLTQTFRLIDTGGIQLEDQDFGDEINMQVDIAIEEADVIIFLASAREGVTADDLAIARKLRKAGKPVVLAVNKADNEKLQMEVYDFYQLGLDDPITLSASHGIGIGDLLDRVMEKMPVRDLKPYEGVTSFCVIGRPNVGKSSLVNAILKEDRTIVSNVEGTTRDAIDTPFFYEGREYMIIDTAGIRKRGKIWENIEKYSILRAVSAIERSNVVLFLIDGEKGIRAQDKHVAGLAHEAGKGVIIVYNKWDAVEKDEKTMQQITKKIREEFKYLDYAPVAFVSALTGAKVQNLIPLIDQVHEMCTLRVPTNVLNDVILDAQMMNPPKPHNGRQLKIYYSSQVSVEPPTIVLFVNDPELLHFSYTRYIENRLREAFGFTGTPIHITARKRS
- a CDS encoding M15 family metallopeptidase; translated protein: MRKTFVWIVIGLMVLGIGAGAFQAFRGLSGQQTGVNTALSDTSGDTLENGSAETEEKPAYNTREQVYANAHPDFSESEVKRDIRLGLDKPLYEEAGTVSDPDAVDVFVSKHWQLPDGYIPADLTDMQGVRLREPAARAWEALQSDLSEAGIPVYLQSGWISADETESLYSQAVEEYGQERADLVFARPGFFDSNTGLSVDFGLEGVEDPATDSRYPQIVDAAIRHGFIVRYKADNEALSQTAAMPVHLRYVGPKLAQELTETGQSFDEYYGTQ
- the efp gene encoding elongation factor P codes for the protein MISSNDLKPGQTINVDGDIYVVLDISQNKTARSAMVVKAKVRNLRTGSNVELSWGGGEKVEPAMIEKKEMQYLYDTDDAMVFMDNETYEQVEIPMSRLEWERKFVKANDNVNISSYEGEIIGIALPDKATLQIVECEPAVKGDTATSASKTAKMETGLEVKVPLFIEEGEMIVVNTSDGKYSGRAK